ACGAAAAAAGTCGAGAATATCCTCGGAATCTCCGGGCGTCGAGTTGCCCGTGGCGACGGTCACCGGAACCTTGCCCTTTGTTTCGATACTCACGACCGCCGGCCCGACCTTTTTGGCGATCGACGAAAACGAGATCGAAAGCGATTCCCGACTCGGCATCGCCTGTGCACTCACTTTCGTCGCCGCAGATGCGACGAGCAACACGGCGATGAAAACTGCCGCACCGATTGTAAAGAAACTCCTGACTCTGTACATTGCAATTTCTCCGGAAAAACAAGAACTACGCAATATTACGCTTTGAAAGATTATATCAAATGGCCCCGCCAATTTCCCGACCGGCCTAACTAAGGTGCAAGTAAGATCTTTAAGGCACCTTTTTTTGATGCCTCGCCCATTGCACTCACGCCATCACTTAAAGGCATCTTGCCGCCGATCAATCGAGTTACATCGATCCGGCCAGACTCGAGCAGATCGACAGCGGGGGCAAATCGTCCGCACCTCGAACCGACGACCGAAATTTCATTTACCACCACGCGTGACGCATTCCACGTCGGCGTTCCGTGAAATGTCGATTTAAGTACGATGGTCCCGCGGGGCCGAACGAGGTCGAGGGCCGTGGCAAATCCACTCTCAGACCCGCTCGCCTCGACCACGACGTCAAATGAGCCATTCAAGGATCCCGTAATTTCATCGACAAGCATTGTTTCGATATCGGCCGCGGACGCGATATCGAGTTTTGATCGATGCTTGCCGATACTGATGACATTATCGCTCACAAGCCGCAGGCTCATTGCACACAGCAGGCCGAGTTTCCCGTCGCCGATCACGGCAAGACGCGTGTCCCTTTTGATGTCGGCCATTTCGCGGATCCCCCACGCTGCGGCGAGCGGTTCGGCAAATACTGCCTGCTCATTCGAGACGTTATCCGGCACGACCACAAGATTTTCTGCCGGCAGACGCAGAAATTCGGCGTGTGCGCCGTCGCGGCCGACGATGCCGAGCACTGTACGCGACGGGCAATGTCGCGGATCGCCGCCTACGCAATTCGCACAGACGCCGCATCCGGCATTGATCTCGCCAACGACCCGTTTACCGATCAGATCTGTCCGATCGGCCAATTCCTCGACGATGCCGACAAATTCGTGCCCGATCGTCCCGCTAAAACCCGCGTATCCACGAACGATCTCGATATCCGTGTTACATATTCCGGACATTACAACGCGGATCAATGCCTCGCTGCCCGCGAACGGAGGATCGATCTCATCCACCGAGAGTCGGCCGCCGGTAAACCTTAGTGCTTTCATATTCTGTTTTACTGCAGATCTGCTCCATCAATGCTGTTAGAATGATATGTGACGCACCCAAATTAGCAAAAGTTTGCTCGCTGATCTTCACAAAATTTACTTTTTGCCGCGCGAACCATATACTTTCAAGGGTAATAAATAGGTTGGGCCCGATTGAGGCCGAATATATCGAAATTATGCAACGAATTATTTTGTTAGTCGCCGCGTTAGCGGTCTTGGCGGTAACTTTTAGCTGCGGTGGCAGCGGCAGCGGCAGTCTGACGGGCGGCGGCGAATCGCCAACGGAAGCTTATAAGCGGCTCTTTAAGGCGGTCAAATCGAAGGACGTCGAGGCGATCAAGGCCGAGTTATCGGTGAAATCGATCGAATTTGCCAAAATGGCAGCCGGTCGAAACAACACGCCTATCGAAAAAGTATTCGAAAACGGCTTTACCGCTACGACTATGAACGCAACTTTGCCTGAGATCCGGGATCAGCGAATCGCCGAAAATATGGGTGCGGTCGAGGTTTACAATGCCAAGGACAGCCGTTGGGAAGACCTGCCGTTCGTACTCGAAGACGGTAAATGGAAACTCGCCGTTGGCGACCTATTTGCAGGCTCTTTCAAATCGCCGGGTAAGGGGCGTGACGCGATCGAGAAAGAAGCGGCCAACGTCGCCAATCCCAACGTGGTTCAGGCTCCGGCTCCAAATACGTCAGCTAACGCCAATATCGTGCCGATCGTGCCAAAACCTGCGGCCAATTCAGTTTCTAACAG
This is a stretch of genomic DNA from Chloracidobacterium sp.. It encodes these proteins:
- a CDS encoding alcohol dehydrogenase catalytic domain-containing protein; the encoded protein is MKALRFTGGRLSVDEIDPPFAGSEALIRVVMSGICNTDIEIVRGYAGFSGTIGHEFVGIVEELADRTDLIGKRVVGEINAGCGVCANCVGGDPRHCPSRTVLGIVGRDGAHAEFLRLPAENLVVVPDNVSNEQAVFAEPLAAAWGIREMADIKRDTRLAVIGDGKLGLLCAMSLRLVSDNVISIGKHRSKLDIASAADIETMLVDEITGSLNGSFDVVVEASGSESGFATALDLVRPRGTIVLKSTFHGTPTWNASRVVVNEISVVGSRCGRFAPAVDLLESGRIDVTRLIGGKMPLSDGVSAMGEASKKGALKILLAP